From a region of the Salvelinus alpinus chromosome 2, SLU_Salpinus.1, whole genome shotgun sequence genome:
- the LOC139548345 gene encoding zinc finger protein 135-like isoform X2: MSSLSYSPPAKQEEVCWTEKEALGLNIVVKEEAEDVSVKREEEAFRMKEEDEEAISITWEEEDDNVRVKEEKEHFRVKDEEGIEAVTVEEEEVEAFRIKKEEEEDVTLKEEEEEEEDVIVKEEKEPFRVEEEAILRKEEEEDVLGVKEEEEETEDLINTREGSDSHSDSRKSPSGEPDPETSKPARPHHCSHCGKSFTRFWNLKQHETMHTGEKPFQCSQCGKSFTWLRALNRHEELHTAGRKTYQCSQCGKSFTQLGSLKIHERIHTGEKPYPCSLCGKNFTMLGNLKKHEKIHSGEKPYHCSLCGKRFTQIGSLKTHERMHTGEKPYYCSQCGKYFSHLETLKIHKRIHTGEKPHHCSLCGKSLTTLGNLKEHERTHTGEKPFKCSLCGKSFTHLASLKRHKGIHTGEKPYQFSQ, from the exons atgagttcactaagctactctcctccAGCTAAACaagaggaggtctgctggacggagaaagaagctctgggactgaacattgtcgtgaaagaagaAGCGGAGGATGTTTCAGTAAAAAGAGAGGAAGAAGCTTTCAgaatgaaagaggaggatgaggaggctaTCAGTATCACATGGGAAGAAGAGGACGATAATGTTAgagtgaaagaagagaaagaacaTTTTAGAGTGAAAGATGAAGAGGGGATAGAGGCTGTCAcagtggaagaagaggaggtagaagctttcagaattaaaaaggaggaagaggaggatgtaacattgaaagaagaagaagaggaggaggaggatgttatagtgaaagaagagaaagaaccTTTTAGAGTGGAAGAGGAGGCTATCTTaagaaaagaggaggaggaagacgtttTGGGGGtgaaagaggaagaagaggagactgaagatctgattaacacca GAGAGGGATCAGACTCTCACTCTGACAGCAGGAAGAGTCCTTCAGGGGAGCCAGACCCAGAGACGTCCAAACCAGCAAGACCACATCACTGCTCCCACTGCGGAAAGAGTTTTACCCGGTTCTGGAACCTAAAACAGCATGAGACGAtgcacacaggagaaaagccttttcaatgttcccagtgtggaaagagttttacctgGTTAAGGGCCCTGAATAGGCATGAAGAACTACATACAGCAGGGAGGAAGACCTaccaatgctcccagtgtggaaagagttttactcagttagGAAGCCTGAAAATACACGAGAGAAtccatacaggagagaagccttaccccTGCTCCCTATGTGGAAAGAATTTTACCATGTTAGGCAATCTTAAAAAGCATGAGAAAATACACTcgggagagaagccttaccactgttcCCTGTGTGGAAAGCGTTTTACCCAGATAGGGAGCCTGAAAACACATGAGAGAatgcacacaggagagaagccttattactgctcccagtgtggcaaGTATTTTTCTCATTTAGAGACCCTGAAAATACATaagagaatacatacaggagagaagcctcacCACTGCTCCCTGTGTGGAAAGAGTTTGACCACTTTGGGCAATCTAAAagagcatgagaggacacacacgggAGAAAAGCCTTTTAAGTGTTccctctgtggaaagagttttacccatTTAGCGAGCCTGAAAAGGCATAaaggaatacacacaggagaaaagccttaccaatTCTCCCAGTGA